One region of Eupeodes corollae chromosome 1, idEupCoro1.1, whole genome shotgun sequence genomic DNA includes:
- the LOC129941336 gene encoding invertebrate-type lysozyme 3-like has translation MNFKTNNSFDIALIVLLSLSLLVNSQAADVLEDICLRCICEATSDCDLTKRCTKGNDVCGIFQLTWAYWHDAGQLTVNNESTENQSAFPNCANDPICAVNTVLNYMQIFAQDCNGDGQINCYDYASIHKLGGYGCKGGISGSYATKLDQCLQSYEPKLK, from the exons atgaattttaaaactaacaacTCGTTTGATATTGCATTAATTGTGCTGCTAAGCTTGAGCTTGCTAGTCAATAGTCAag cCGCCGATGTACTTGAAGACATTTGCCTCCGATGCATTTGCGAAGCTACAAGTGATTGTGATCTGACAAAACGCTGTACTAAAGGAAATGATGTTTGTGGGATTTTCCAACTCACTTGGGCTTATTGGCATGACGCCGGTCAACTGACAGTAAATAATGAATCTACAGAAAACCAAAGTG CTTTTCCAAATTGTGCTAATGATCCTATTTGTGCAGTCAATACAGTCCTCAATTATATGCAAATATTCGCTCAGGATTGTAATGGAGACGGTCAAATTAATTGCTACGATTATGCTTCCATTCATAAATTGGGCGGTTATGGTTGCAAAGGTGGAATTTCAGGATCATATGCAACTAAATTGGATCAATGTTTAcaatcttatgaaccaaaattaaaataa